The following proteins come from a genomic window of Leucoraja erinacea ecotype New England chromosome 1, Leri_hhj_1, whole genome shotgun sequence:
- the LOC129705177 gene encoding uncharacterized protein LOC129705177, whose translation MIFLWCMYILNCWIHGAHFQSILEQTPAEVLAAKGERLELKCSGKGPLGRLFWYRLDDNAVSQLVISLDIMRVIRRGSGISDRFHLVESSISQYFSLVIKNLSLADNGTYHCLMLTSRIAHLGGGSVVTVVPERAKVTSPPPTTRFRRINVYKKPSLRGKKGQDNKEYTCDWTIWGSLITCNLLFLISILLVIMHRRKKYPQRRCPHQFRKR comes from the exons ATGATATTCCTTTGGTGTATGTATATCCTCAACTGCTGGATACATG GTGCGCATTTTCAATCCATTCTGGAGCAGACTCCCGCAGAAGTACTCGCCGCCAAAGGAGAGCGACTGGAACTCAAGTGTTCCGGCAAAGGGCCACTCGGCCGGCTCTTCTGGTACAGACTGGACGACAACGCCGTGTCGCAACTTGTCATATCGCTCGATATCATGCGGGTAATTCGCCGGGGATCGGGGATAAGCGACCGCTTCCATTTGGTGGAAAGCAGCATTAGTCAATACTTCAGCTTGGTGATCAAAAACCTGAGCCTGGCGGACAACGGGACCTACCACTGTCTGATGTTGACATCACGAATAGCCCACCTCGGGGGTGGAAGTGTGGTGACTGTAG TTCCAGAGAGAGCGAAAGTGACTTCGCCGCCTCCAACTACAAGGTTCCGCAGAATCAACGTGTACAAGAAACCTTCGTTGCGGGGCAAGAAGGGACAAGACAATAAAG AGTATACCTGCGACTGGACTATCTGGGGATCTCTGATCACCTGCAACCTTCTGTTTCTTATTTCCATCCTTTTGGTCATCATGCATCGTCGGAAAAAGT ATCCGCAAAGACGATGCCCACACCAGTTTCGCAAGAGATAA